One window from the genome of Diospyros lotus cultivar Yz01 chromosome 11, ASM1463336v1, whole genome shotgun sequence encodes:
- the LOC127812982 gene encoding disease resistance protein RPV1-like isoform X2 codes for MIDAPKNEHFIISTLISLTFISSVCSMTTTGTASSAPRSSAYHVFLSFRGQDTRRTFVDHLYTALANAGFRTFRDDYGMERGESIKLELHRAIEESRVSIVVFSRNYSSSSWCLDELVMILGKRRREDSGHVVLPVFYDVDPSEVRKKTGDYAEALARHEERFEGEANEWKEKLKGWKEALEEAANLTGMVLQNQADGHESKFIQKIVKVVEDKLRRTILNVSPHPIGLHSRAKHIHLWLQDEGSDIGIVAICGMGGIGKTTIAKSVYNLNFSNFEGSSFLADIREVSGQQNGLIRLQRQLLLDIVKGRKEKINSIDEGIARIKEAVGSKRVLIILDDVDKREQLHAILGMLDWLAMGSKIIITTRHERLLKTHECCKVYRVELLDHDESLELFSWHAFGQNQPSDDYLVDSKKAVSYCRGLPLAIKTLGSSLFGKSIDVWKSQLQKLKEIPDNEILEKLKLSYDSLQDDHDKDLFLDIACFFVGMDKDSTITILDGCNYYTLVGIENLIDRNLLTVDMHNKLVMHQLIQELGREIVRQESPKVLGERRRLWNHKDSFHVLREKTGTKKITSLVLDMHFLKEEKSVGNSFGHLKESSSKKCKRRHFEIFSGLFKGSANKNSNEEVLEVDAFAGMSNLQLLQISDVQLCGSYKNFPKGLRWLYWSHCPLQSTPNDFPFDKLVALQMPYSSLKNVFNGAKCPIVLKILDLSHSHNLSATPDFSMLPNLERLLLENCTGLVKINESIGLLQRLVFLNLRNCQKLKKLPKTICGLKSLATLDISGCINIEELPTELGNMDSLTVILADGTEVNQYSITLEVKAWNFFVLTWPLSVRRVPKILWVSFPQSLAYLSIANCNLFDDTFPREFGNLSSLQILNLSMNPICGLPSCVKDLRSLRVLWLESCPSLRSLKLRENIKILYAVDCKSLKKITFRSVHRISSVTYSGCRSLFEIEGLFKSVPLERVDAERINNLGLCDFEAMDKPPVRLLRGRSTKMRTVRHLGIYEPHTFYTYLRGSNVPMKFILKNVGSSISFTVPSVVNLKIQGLSVCSVYAHSRPRAPFSPSTHRSSHIIISNATRHLKWSYCPYFFGISKTDDLLWLSYWKFEDLLEGGDKLNISIFTSQDFHVKEIGVHLVYEEAQEKRSTQCTCLEVAQQIHPYGEVVPGCCNGSCLECKNYPVPANPASTRVIRLGNHRKDCLDCPGGYLVCHHADTITHYEPLDALSKKLIHKK; via the exons ATGATCGATGCTCCGAAGAACGAACACTTTATCATCTCAACTTTAATTTCTCTTACATTCA TCAGCTCTGTCTGTTCGATGACTACAACAGGAACGGCCTCTTCCGCTCCTCGGAGCAGCGCCTATCACGTCTTCTTGAGCTTCAGAGGCCAGGACACTCGCCGGACGTTCGTCGACCACCTCTACACGGCTCTCGCCAACGCCGGATTTCGCACCTTCCGAGACGATTACGGGATGGAGAGAGGAGAAAGCATCAAGCTGGAGCTGCACAGGGCAATCGAAGAGTCTAGGGTTTCAATTGTCGTCTTCTCCAGGAACTATTCTTCTTCCAGCTGGTGCCTCGACGAGCTCGTGATGATTCTCGGAAAACGGAGGAGGGAGGATTCCGGCCACGTGGTTCTGCCGGTATTTTACGACGTGGATCCATCCGAGGTTAGGAAAAAAACAGGGGATTATGCGGAGGCGCTTGCGAGGCATGAAGAGCGATTCGAGGGTGAAGCAAATGAATGGAAGGAGAAACTGAAAGGGTGGAAGGAAGCACTCGAGGAAGCTGCTAATTTAACAGGCATGGTTCTACAAAATCAAGCCGATGG GCACGAGTCAAAGTTTATCCAAAAAATTGTCAAGGTCGTTGAAGACAAGCTAAGGCGAACAATCTTGAATGTTTCCCCACATCCCATTGGACTTCATTCTCGTGCCAAACACATTCATTTGTGGTTACAAGATGAAGGGAGTGATATTGGAATTGTCGCCATCTGTGGGATGGGTGGGATTGGGAAGACAACCATTGCCAAATCTGTATACAACTTAAACTTCTCAAACTTTGAAGGCAGCAGCTTCTTGGCAGATATAAGAGAAGTTTCTGGACAACAAAATGGCCTAATACGATTACAAAGACAACTTCTTTTGGATATTGTAAAGggaaggaaggaaaaaataaacAGCATTGATGAAGGGATTGCTAGGATCAAAGAAGCTGTAGGTTCTAAAAGAGTTCTTATAATTCTTGATGATGTGGATAAACGGGAGCAATTGCATGCAATTCTTGGGATGTTGGATTGGCTTGCTATGGGTAGTAAAATAATCATAACCACTAGACACGAGCGTTTACTAAAAACTCATGAATGTTGCAAAGTATACAGGGTTGAGTTGTTGGATCATGATGAATCCTTAGAGCTTTTCAGTTGGCATGCCTTTGGACAAAACCAACCTAGTGATGATTATTTGGTAGACTCAAAGAAGGCAGTATCATATTGCAGAGGACTTCCGTTAGCCATTAAAACCTTAGGTTCTTCTCTATTTGGGAAAAGCATAGATGTGTGGAAAAGTCAACtgcaaaaattgaaagaaattccTGACAATGAAATCCTTGAAAAACTCAAACTAAGTTACGACTCTTTACAAGATGACCACGACAAAGATTTATTCCTTGATATTGCTTGCTTCTTTGTTGGAATGGACAAAGACTCCACAATCACAATCTTGGATGGATGTAATTACTACACATTGGTTGGAATCGAAAATCTCATTGACAGGAATCTTTTGACAGTTGATATGCATAACAAGCTGGTGATGCATCAACTGATTCAAGAACTGGGAAGGGAAATTGTTCGGCAAGAATCGCCCAAGGTGTTGGGAGAACGAAGAAGGCTTTGGAATCACAAGGATTCATTTCATGTCTTGAGAGAAAAAACT GGCACCAAAAAAATCACAAGCCTCGTTCTTGATATGCATTTCTTGAAAGAAGAGAAATCTGTAGGGAACAGCTTTGGGCACCTTAAAGAAAGCAGTTCCAAAAAGTGCAAGAGACGCCACTTTGAAATCTTCTCCGGTCTTTTTAAAGGCAGTGCTAACAAAAATTCGAATGAAGAAGTTTTGGAAGTTGATGCATTTGCAGGCATGTCCAACCTACAACTCCTACAAATTAGTGATGTACAACTCTGTGGAAGCTATAAAAATTTCCCGAAAGGATTACGATGGTTGTATTGGTCTCACTGTCCTTTACAATCAACACCTAATGATTTCCCTTTTGACAAGCTGGTTGCTCTTCAGATGCCTTACAGTTCcttgaaaaatgttttcaatGGAGCCAAG TGTCCTATAGTATTGAAGATCCTTGATCTAAGTCATTCCCATAACCTTTCTGCGACTCCTGATTTCTCAATGCTACCCAATCTCGAGAGACTTTTACTTGAAAATTGTACAGGGTTGGTTAAGATTAATGAATCAATCGGACTTCTACAAAGACTTGTTTTCTTAAACTTAAGGAACTGTCAGAAATTGAAGAAGCTTCCGAAAACCATTTGTGGGCTAAAATCTCTGGCAACACTAGACATTTCTGGTTGCATAAATATTGAAGAACTTCCAACAGAGCTGGGGAATATGGATTCTCTAACCGTGATTCTAGCGGATGGAACAGAAGTAAATCAATACTCTATCACTCTGGAGGTCAAAGCGTGGAATTTCTTTGTATTGACTTGGCCATTGAGTGTAAGACGAGTTCCAAAAATTTTGTGGGTTTCTTTTCCCCAGTCTTTGGCATATTTAAGTATTGCAAATTGCAATTTATTTGATGACACTTTCCCCAGGGAATTTGGCAACTTATCTTCATTGCAGATACTAAATTTGAGCATGAATCCAATTTGTGGCCTCCCCAGTTGCGTCAAGGATCTTCGTAGCCTCCGGGTTCTGTGGTTAGAATCATGCCCAAGCCTTCGGTCACTTAAGCTGcgggaaaatataaaaatactataTGCTGTTGATTGTAAatcgttaaaaaaaataacctttCGATCAGTGCACCGCATTTCAAGTGTAACTTATAGCGGTTGTAGGAGTCTATTTGAGATTGAAGGCTTATTCAAGTCAGTACCCTTAGAAAGGGTTGACGCAGAGCGAATAAATAATTTGGGCTTATGTGACTTTGAAGCTATGGATAAACCACCTGTGCGACTTTTACGCGGGCGTTCAACAAAGATGAGGACTGTTCGACACTTG GGAATTTACGAACCTCATACATTTTACACTTATCTGCGGGGAAGCAATGTTCCTATGAAGTTTATTCTTAAGAATGTGGGATCCTCAATATCTTTTACCGTACCTTCTGTtgttaatttgaaaattcaaggcTTATCTGTGTGTTCTGTTTATGCGCATTCCAGACCTCGTGCTCCATTTTCTCCGTCGACCCACCGCTCTTCACACATAATTATCAGTAATGCAACTAGGCATTTGAAATGGAGCTATTGCCCCTATTTCTTTGGCATTTCAAAAACTGATGACTTATTGTGGTTAAGTTATTGGAAGTTTGAGGATCTGTTAGAAGGTGGTGATAAGCTGAATATTTCGATTTTTACAAGTCAAGATTTCCATGTGAAGGAGATTGGCGTCCATCTTGTGTACGAGGAGGCACAGGAAAAGAGGAGCACCCAATGTACCTGTTTAGAAGTTGCCCAACAAATCCATCCCTATGGAGAGGTAGTTCCTGGTTGTTGTAATGGTAGTTGCTTGGAGTGCAAGAATTATCCTGTGCCTGCAAATCCTGCGAGCACTAGAGTCATTCGTCTTGGCAATCATCGTAAGGATTGCTTAGATTGTCCTGGAGGTTATTTGGTATGCCACCATGCAGATACGATAACTCATTATGAACCTCTAGATGCTTTGAGTAAGAAATTAATTCACAAAAAGTGA
- the LOC127812982 gene encoding disease resistance protein RPV1-like isoform X3: protein MIDAPKNEHFIISTLISLTFISSVCSMTTTGTASSAPRSSAYHVFLSFRGQDTRRTFVDHLYTALANAGFRTFRDDYGMERGESIKLELHRAIEESRVSIVVFSRNYSSSSWCLDELVMILGKRRREDSGHVVLPVFYDVDPSEVRKKTGDYAEALARHEERFEGEANEWKEKLKGWKEALEEAANLTGMVLQNQADGHESKFIQKIVKVVEDKLRRTILNVSPHPIGLHSRAKHIHLWLQDEGSDIGIVAICGMGGIGKTTIAKSVYNLNFSNFEGSSFLADIREVSGQQNGLIRLQRQLLLDIVKGRKEKINSIDEGIARIKEAVGSKRVLIILDDVDKREQLHAILGMLDWLAMGSKIIITTRHERLLKTHECCKVYRVELLDHDESLELFSWHAFGQNQPSDDYLVDSKKAVSYCRGLPLAIKTLGSSLFGKSIDVWKSQLQKLKEIPDNEILEKLKLSYDSLQDDHDKDLFLDIACFFVGMDKDSTITILDGCNYYTLVGIENLIDRNLLTVDMHNKLVMHQLIQELGREIVRQESPKVLGERRRLWNHKDSFHVLREKTGTKKITSLVLDMHFLKEEKSVGNSFGHLKESSSKKCKRRHFEIFSGLFKGSANKNSNEEVLEVDAFAGMSNLQLLQISDVQLCGSYKNFPKGLRWLYWSHCPLQSTPNDFPFDKLVALQMPYSSLKNVFNGAKCPIVLKILDLSHSHNLSATPDFSMLPNLERLLLENCTGLVKINESIGLLQRLVFLNLRNCQKLKKLPKTICGLKSLATLDISGCINIEELPTELGNMDSLTVILADGTEVNQYSITLEVKAWNFFVLTWPLSVRRVPKILWVSFPQSLAYLSIANCNLFDDTFPREFGNLSSLQILNLSMNPICGLPSCVKDLRSLRVLWLESCPSLRSLKLRENIKILYAVDCKSLKKITFRSVHRISSVTYSGCRSLFEIEGLFKSVPLERVDAERINNLGLCDFEAMDKPPVRLLRGRSTKMRTVRHLGIYEPHTFYTYLRGSNVPMKFILKNTSCSIFSVDPPLFTHNYQ from the exons ATGATCGATGCTCCGAAGAACGAACACTTTATCATCTCAACTTTAATTTCTCTTACATTCA TCAGCTCTGTCTGTTCGATGACTACAACAGGAACGGCCTCTTCCGCTCCTCGGAGCAGCGCCTATCACGTCTTCTTGAGCTTCAGAGGCCAGGACACTCGCCGGACGTTCGTCGACCACCTCTACACGGCTCTCGCCAACGCCGGATTTCGCACCTTCCGAGACGATTACGGGATGGAGAGAGGAGAAAGCATCAAGCTGGAGCTGCACAGGGCAATCGAAGAGTCTAGGGTTTCAATTGTCGTCTTCTCCAGGAACTATTCTTCTTCCAGCTGGTGCCTCGACGAGCTCGTGATGATTCTCGGAAAACGGAGGAGGGAGGATTCCGGCCACGTGGTTCTGCCGGTATTTTACGACGTGGATCCATCCGAGGTTAGGAAAAAAACAGGGGATTATGCGGAGGCGCTTGCGAGGCATGAAGAGCGATTCGAGGGTGAAGCAAATGAATGGAAGGAGAAACTGAAAGGGTGGAAGGAAGCACTCGAGGAAGCTGCTAATTTAACAGGCATGGTTCTACAAAATCAAGCCGATGG GCACGAGTCAAAGTTTATCCAAAAAATTGTCAAGGTCGTTGAAGACAAGCTAAGGCGAACAATCTTGAATGTTTCCCCACATCCCATTGGACTTCATTCTCGTGCCAAACACATTCATTTGTGGTTACAAGATGAAGGGAGTGATATTGGAATTGTCGCCATCTGTGGGATGGGTGGGATTGGGAAGACAACCATTGCCAAATCTGTATACAACTTAAACTTCTCAAACTTTGAAGGCAGCAGCTTCTTGGCAGATATAAGAGAAGTTTCTGGACAACAAAATGGCCTAATACGATTACAAAGACAACTTCTTTTGGATATTGTAAAGggaaggaaggaaaaaataaacAGCATTGATGAAGGGATTGCTAGGATCAAAGAAGCTGTAGGTTCTAAAAGAGTTCTTATAATTCTTGATGATGTGGATAAACGGGAGCAATTGCATGCAATTCTTGGGATGTTGGATTGGCTTGCTATGGGTAGTAAAATAATCATAACCACTAGACACGAGCGTTTACTAAAAACTCATGAATGTTGCAAAGTATACAGGGTTGAGTTGTTGGATCATGATGAATCCTTAGAGCTTTTCAGTTGGCATGCCTTTGGACAAAACCAACCTAGTGATGATTATTTGGTAGACTCAAAGAAGGCAGTATCATATTGCAGAGGACTTCCGTTAGCCATTAAAACCTTAGGTTCTTCTCTATTTGGGAAAAGCATAGATGTGTGGAAAAGTCAACtgcaaaaattgaaagaaattccTGACAATGAAATCCTTGAAAAACTCAAACTAAGTTACGACTCTTTACAAGATGACCACGACAAAGATTTATTCCTTGATATTGCTTGCTTCTTTGTTGGAATGGACAAAGACTCCACAATCACAATCTTGGATGGATGTAATTACTACACATTGGTTGGAATCGAAAATCTCATTGACAGGAATCTTTTGACAGTTGATATGCATAACAAGCTGGTGATGCATCAACTGATTCAAGAACTGGGAAGGGAAATTGTTCGGCAAGAATCGCCCAAGGTGTTGGGAGAACGAAGAAGGCTTTGGAATCACAAGGATTCATTTCATGTCTTGAGAGAAAAAACT GGCACCAAAAAAATCACAAGCCTCGTTCTTGATATGCATTTCTTGAAAGAAGAGAAATCTGTAGGGAACAGCTTTGGGCACCTTAAAGAAAGCAGTTCCAAAAAGTGCAAGAGACGCCACTTTGAAATCTTCTCCGGTCTTTTTAAAGGCAGTGCTAACAAAAATTCGAATGAAGAAGTTTTGGAAGTTGATGCATTTGCAGGCATGTCCAACCTACAACTCCTACAAATTAGTGATGTACAACTCTGTGGAAGCTATAAAAATTTCCCGAAAGGATTACGATGGTTGTATTGGTCTCACTGTCCTTTACAATCAACACCTAATGATTTCCCTTTTGACAAGCTGGTTGCTCTTCAGATGCCTTACAGTTCcttgaaaaatgttttcaatGGAGCCAAG TGTCCTATAGTATTGAAGATCCTTGATCTAAGTCATTCCCATAACCTTTCTGCGACTCCTGATTTCTCAATGCTACCCAATCTCGAGAGACTTTTACTTGAAAATTGTACAGGGTTGGTTAAGATTAATGAATCAATCGGACTTCTACAAAGACTTGTTTTCTTAAACTTAAGGAACTGTCAGAAATTGAAGAAGCTTCCGAAAACCATTTGTGGGCTAAAATCTCTGGCAACACTAGACATTTCTGGTTGCATAAATATTGAAGAACTTCCAACAGAGCTGGGGAATATGGATTCTCTAACCGTGATTCTAGCGGATGGAACAGAAGTAAATCAATACTCTATCACTCTGGAGGTCAAAGCGTGGAATTTCTTTGTATTGACTTGGCCATTGAGTGTAAGACGAGTTCCAAAAATTTTGTGGGTTTCTTTTCCCCAGTCTTTGGCATATTTAAGTATTGCAAATTGCAATTTATTTGATGACACTTTCCCCAGGGAATTTGGCAACTTATCTTCATTGCAGATACTAAATTTGAGCATGAATCCAATTTGTGGCCTCCCCAGTTGCGTCAAGGATCTTCGTAGCCTCCGGGTTCTGTGGTTAGAATCATGCCCAAGCCTTCGGTCACTTAAGCTGcgggaaaatataaaaatactataTGCTGTTGATTGTAAatcgttaaaaaaaataacctttCGATCAGTGCACCGCATTTCAAGTGTAACTTATAGCGGTTGTAGGAGTCTATTTGAGATTGAAGGCTTATTCAAGTCAGTACCCTTAGAAAGGGTTGACGCAGAGCGAATAAATAATTTGGGCTTATGTGACTTTGAAGCTATGGATAAACCACCTGTGCGACTTTTACGCGGGCGTTCAACAAAGATGAGGACTGTTCGACACTTG GGAATTTACGAACCTCATACATTTTACACTTATCTGCGGGGAAGCAATGTTCCTATGAAGTTTATTCTTAAGAAT ACCTCGTGCTCCATTTTCTCCGTCGACCCACCGCTCTTCACACATAATTATCAGTAA
- the LOC127812982 gene encoding disease resistance protein RPV1-like isoform X4 yields MIDAPKNEHFIISTLISLTFISSVCSMTTTGTASSAPRSSAYHVFLSFRGQDTRRTFVDHLYTALANAGFRTFRDDYGMERGESIKLELHRAIEESRVSIVVFSRNYSSSSWCLDELVMILGKRRREDSGHVVLPVFYDVDPSEVRKKTGDYAEALARHEERFEGEANEWKEKLKGWKEALEEAANLTGMVLQNQADGHESKFIQKIVKVVEDKLRRTILNVSPHPIGLHSRAKHIHLWLQDEGSDIGIVAICGMGGIGKTTIAKSVYNLNFSNFEGSSFLADIREVSGQQNGLIRLQRQLLLDIVKGRKEKINSIDEGIARIKEAVGSKRVLIILDDVDKREQLHAILGMLDWLAMGSKIIITTRHERLLKTHECCKVYRVELLDHDESLELFSWHAFGQNQPSDDYLVDSKKAVSYCRGLPLAIKTLGSSLFGKSIDVWKSQLQKLKEIPDNEILEKLKLSYDSLQDDHDKDLFLDIACFFVGMDKDSTITILDGCNYYTLVGIENLIDRNLLTVDMHNKLVMHQLIQELGREIVRQESPKVLGERRRLWNHKDSFHVLREKTGTKKITSLVLDMHFLKEEKSVGNSFGHLKESSSKKCKRRHFEIFSGLFKGSANKNSNEEVLEVDAFAGMSNLQLLQISDVQLCGSYKNFPKGLRWLYWSHCPLQSTPNDFPFDKLVALQMPYSSLKNVFNGAKCPIVLKILDLSHSHNLSATPDFSMLPNLERLLLENCTGLVKINESIGLLQRLVFLNLRNCQKLKKLPKTICGLKSLATLDISGCINIEELPTELGNMDSLTVILADGTEVNQYSITLEVKAWNFFVLTWPLSVRRVPKILWVSFPQSLAYLSIANCNLFDDTFPREFGNLSSLQILNLSMNPICGLPSCVKDLRSLRVLWLESCPSLRSLKLRENIKILYAVDCKSLKKITFRSVHRISSVTYSGCRSLFEIEGLFKSVPLERVDAERINNLGLCDFEAMDKPPVRLLRGRSTKMRTVRHLTSCSIFSVDPPLFTHNYQ; encoded by the exons ATGATCGATGCTCCGAAGAACGAACACTTTATCATCTCAACTTTAATTTCTCTTACATTCA TCAGCTCTGTCTGTTCGATGACTACAACAGGAACGGCCTCTTCCGCTCCTCGGAGCAGCGCCTATCACGTCTTCTTGAGCTTCAGAGGCCAGGACACTCGCCGGACGTTCGTCGACCACCTCTACACGGCTCTCGCCAACGCCGGATTTCGCACCTTCCGAGACGATTACGGGATGGAGAGAGGAGAAAGCATCAAGCTGGAGCTGCACAGGGCAATCGAAGAGTCTAGGGTTTCAATTGTCGTCTTCTCCAGGAACTATTCTTCTTCCAGCTGGTGCCTCGACGAGCTCGTGATGATTCTCGGAAAACGGAGGAGGGAGGATTCCGGCCACGTGGTTCTGCCGGTATTTTACGACGTGGATCCATCCGAGGTTAGGAAAAAAACAGGGGATTATGCGGAGGCGCTTGCGAGGCATGAAGAGCGATTCGAGGGTGAAGCAAATGAATGGAAGGAGAAACTGAAAGGGTGGAAGGAAGCACTCGAGGAAGCTGCTAATTTAACAGGCATGGTTCTACAAAATCAAGCCGATGG GCACGAGTCAAAGTTTATCCAAAAAATTGTCAAGGTCGTTGAAGACAAGCTAAGGCGAACAATCTTGAATGTTTCCCCACATCCCATTGGACTTCATTCTCGTGCCAAACACATTCATTTGTGGTTACAAGATGAAGGGAGTGATATTGGAATTGTCGCCATCTGTGGGATGGGTGGGATTGGGAAGACAACCATTGCCAAATCTGTATACAACTTAAACTTCTCAAACTTTGAAGGCAGCAGCTTCTTGGCAGATATAAGAGAAGTTTCTGGACAACAAAATGGCCTAATACGATTACAAAGACAACTTCTTTTGGATATTGTAAAGggaaggaaggaaaaaataaacAGCATTGATGAAGGGATTGCTAGGATCAAAGAAGCTGTAGGTTCTAAAAGAGTTCTTATAATTCTTGATGATGTGGATAAACGGGAGCAATTGCATGCAATTCTTGGGATGTTGGATTGGCTTGCTATGGGTAGTAAAATAATCATAACCACTAGACACGAGCGTTTACTAAAAACTCATGAATGTTGCAAAGTATACAGGGTTGAGTTGTTGGATCATGATGAATCCTTAGAGCTTTTCAGTTGGCATGCCTTTGGACAAAACCAACCTAGTGATGATTATTTGGTAGACTCAAAGAAGGCAGTATCATATTGCAGAGGACTTCCGTTAGCCATTAAAACCTTAGGTTCTTCTCTATTTGGGAAAAGCATAGATGTGTGGAAAAGTCAACtgcaaaaattgaaagaaattccTGACAATGAAATCCTTGAAAAACTCAAACTAAGTTACGACTCTTTACAAGATGACCACGACAAAGATTTATTCCTTGATATTGCTTGCTTCTTTGTTGGAATGGACAAAGACTCCACAATCACAATCTTGGATGGATGTAATTACTACACATTGGTTGGAATCGAAAATCTCATTGACAGGAATCTTTTGACAGTTGATATGCATAACAAGCTGGTGATGCATCAACTGATTCAAGAACTGGGAAGGGAAATTGTTCGGCAAGAATCGCCCAAGGTGTTGGGAGAACGAAGAAGGCTTTGGAATCACAAGGATTCATTTCATGTCTTGAGAGAAAAAACT GGCACCAAAAAAATCACAAGCCTCGTTCTTGATATGCATTTCTTGAAAGAAGAGAAATCTGTAGGGAACAGCTTTGGGCACCTTAAAGAAAGCAGTTCCAAAAAGTGCAAGAGACGCCACTTTGAAATCTTCTCCGGTCTTTTTAAAGGCAGTGCTAACAAAAATTCGAATGAAGAAGTTTTGGAAGTTGATGCATTTGCAGGCATGTCCAACCTACAACTCCTACAAATTAGTGATGTACAACTCTGTGGAAGCTATAAAAATTTCCCGAAAGGATTACGATGGTTGTATTGGTCTCACTGTCCTTTACAATCAACACCTAATGATTTCCCTTTTGACAAGCTGGTTGCTCTTCAGATGCCTTACAGTTCcttgaaaaatgttttcaatGGAGCCAAG TGTCCTATAGTATTGAAGATCCTTGATCTAAGTCATTCCCATAACCTTTCTGCGACTCCTGATTTCTCAATGCTACCCAATCTCGAGAGACTTTTACTTGAAAATTGTACAGGGTTGGTTAAGATTAATGAATCAATCGGACTTCTACAAAGACTTGTTTTCTTAAACTTAAGGAACTGTCAGAAATTGAAGAAGCTTCCGAAAACCATTTGTGGGCTAAAATCTCTGGCAACACTAGACATTTCTGGTTGCATAAATATTGAAGAACTTCCAACAGAGCTGGGGAATATGGATTCTCTAACCGTGATTCTAGCGGATGGAACAGAAGTAAATCAATACTCTATCACTCTGGAGGTCAAAGCGTGGAATTTCTTTGTATTGACTTGGCCATTGAGTGTAAGACGAGTTCCAAAAATTTTGTGGGTTTCTTTTCCCCAGTCTTTGGCATATTTAAGTATTGCAAATTGCAATTTATTTGATGACACTTTCCCCAGGGAATTTGGCAACTTATCTTCATTGCAGATACTAAATTTGAGCATGAATCCAATTTGTGGCCTCCCCAGTTGCGTCAAGGATCTTCGTAGCCTCCGGGTTCTGTGGTTAGAATCATGCCCAAGCCTTCGGTCACTTAAGCTGcgggaaaatataaaaatactataTGCTGTTGATTGTAAatcgttaaaaaaaataacctttCGATCAGTGCACCGCATTTCAAGTGTAACTTATAGCGGTTGTAGGAGTCTATTTGAGATTGAAGGCTTATTCAAGTCAGTACCCTTAGAAAGGGTTGACGCAGAGCGAATAAATAATTTGGGCTTATGTGACTTTGAAGCTATGGATAAACCACCTGTGCGACTTTTACGCGGGCGTTCAACAAAGATGAGGACTGTTCGACACTTG ACCTCGTGCTCCATTTTCTCCGTCGACCCACCGCTCTTCACACATAATTATCAGTAA